One Antedon mediterranea chromosome 1, ecAntMedi1.1, whole genome shotgun sequence genomic window, AAAGAAAGATTTCAAGGTAAAGACGAGGTATAAACCTAATTAAATTCCCCACATTCCTGTATCTTGTAGATTCTGGATTTTTCACTGATAACTACACATTTTATTTCAGGCTCACATATTACTACAAATGTAACGATTGGAGAAAATGAGCCGATAACGTTAATCGTTGAACCAGGTTTAACTTTGTATAAAGACTTGTTAAACGTTGATGGAGTTTTGTTACAAAATGTACAGGTATCACACAAAGGTGAGGAAAACTATCAAAGTTAAGGAAACTGTAATATTATGAAGTGTTTGATTTGCGAAAACTACTAACCAATGACTTACTCATTTATGCGTCATTGATCATCATCGTCTGGACTTGGAAACAACCAAAACTGTTTTAAGATCTATAGCAAGGAAGTACGCCCTAAAATCCCTGCATGCGCACATTGAATTGACATGGCCTACAATAGCTTATCGATCGTCGCAGTTTGAAAGCTCTCTATTTCCTTGTTTACCAGCCATCATTCCAGTTGCTAGAAGTGCAGTACTTGCTAATACACATATAATAAATTAGCAGATGAATACAACAAACGtagatgcaaaataaaatataaaaaaaacgtaTTATATATAAAACTGTAATGTTATAtgatacatattttattttgctaTTTAGATAATTGTCGGAATATGTTGGGACTAGAATTTGAGGACAAGTTTGCAGACTCACAGTTTGTGGCATCTACATCAGTGTTGAATTCGTTTCCTCACCTTGCACGACTGAACAACATAGAGGGTGTGTGGTCTCCAGAAAATGGAGATAATGAATGGATTCAGGTACtgtattgtaatgttttaaatatatatggatttttttctctttttgaaaatcattgtatatagttttaaaaagtgCAAATAATTTTCtctttaattttttcttttttcatagaCCTTTTTATCTCAGAAAACAGtacattattttcttattaatttaatttgatgattttatatattttttgttagaTAAATTTACTGAGAATGTATATTATTACTGGTATTGCCACGCAAGGTAGTTCCAATGAGTCTTGGGTTGAAAATTTCTTTGTAACATACAGCCAAAGTGGTAATGTTTGGATCAATGTAGATATGGAAAATGACACAACAAAGGTAGACATATGTACATATATCCTTGTTTTACGGTATGATTGTTTTTAACTTGTACACCTGGCGTTTATCAATGGTTTGCTTTAAGTCAAGATggttaagaaataaaataataaataatataaaatcaaatttgtcATCTTTAAATATAAGAATATATATGTAAAATGTTGGCTTAAGTTATTTTCAAAACTGACTTAAGCAAAATCATTGACTTCATTTTGGTAAACTTAACAAGTTAAATTTTACCCCAGATAatcaaaatcatattaaatcattttttcttTCAATGAATTCAATTactataactttttaaaatgttttctctCTTCTTGTTGACAGAATTTGACTGGAAATTTTGATGAGGGCACTATAGTGACAAACTTTTTCAATGAGCCAGTTTATGCAATTCATGTTCGTGTAAATATTTTACCTCAAATAAGAACGCCTGCTTTGAGGTTTGATCTTCTGGGTTGTGTGTGTAAGTATTAGTATGAATTATTTACACATGTACAGTACAAGTCACTATGTAATCATCATATTACTCTAGGAAGCAGAGATTTCAAATAGTTAATTGTACAATATTTCCGGTTTTCTGACATCCATCGGATGGAGCAGGGGCCAAATGGTAAAATAAACTGATCTTAACataatgtcctatcttttggCATTGAAATCAAAATTTTGGATCCACCTATTTTGATGttatatacaaatgtatacaaaattaaaatgctGGTGTGTATAACTTAGAATTTCCATTTGGTAAGGGTGCACAAGATGTAATTTTGTGCAGAATACTTGTCTCGTTAAATCTGTATAAAATTTGTCTTTATTAATATCCAGCGAACAATGTATGTCTTGACGAAATGGGATTAAGAAATGGAGGTGTGACTAATAGCCAAGTGACGTCTGACATACCAAACTTCGACGTTGATTTAGTCCGTATTGGTCATGGTGGATCCGGGATGTGTTTTTCCATGAATGACGCCAACCCGATCAACATTGAATATGAATACCTTCACATATTCACTGGCTTCATCTTTGAGGTTGAGACTAGTAGAGGCGTTTCTTCATTGTTTAAAGTTTCTTACAGTGAAAACAAAATGCTATGGAAGGATGTTTATATTGCTGGCTCTAATACTGTAAGTACATAGTGGCTACAGTTTTATTGTCACACTGTATATCCGTTTTAACCTATATTTAAATACAGTGTTATGGACGGTTTGAATAAACTCTTCCTTTTCTAGTGTTATATTATTGTTACTATAGGCATGGCTTAATGTGACTGCTAATGATGCTTCTGAAAAATGGATTGTGTTTGATAAAGAGGTACATACACGGTTTATTCGCGTGGAATTCTTGAATCATGATACACTCTGCTTGCGGTTTGAACTTCTTGGTTGTAAAGGTATATCTTTTTTATTTGCTTACATACACTATAAAACTCTATctcttttttattcatttattttaaacaattttaaactttACCTTTTAGGTTCAAGACTGTGTCGTCGAGACATTGGTGCATCAGGCATGATACCATCGGGTCAGTTCACAGCCTCTAATGAAGGTAAAAAGAGGTATGTCATGGTAGAGCTACTGAAGCATTACACAGTCACAGGAATACAGAAAATGGATGAAAGTGACAGAAACATATTCCATGTGGAATACTCAATGGATAACAACAATTTCAAGCCCGTTCAGGACAATAATGGAGATATTGAGGTTTGTTCTTGTGGATTTTTTTAGATGTTATATGGTGGAGGCTAACTGATAGTATATTGTCAAATTATATGATTAAAGCTACTTTCACATCACGCCTGGATTCGGTCCAGTGCCCTGAGAAAGATATTGTTGAAAATGGGTTCAGGATCATTCACACCAAACTCTGCTTGTTATATTTTCCTCAGGGCGTCGGACCTAATCCAATGTGAAAACAGCTTAAGGGGAAAAAAAGACCATGTTTATTCTATTTACTTGTTAACTGCAACCATCATGCTCTCACACAGCAAAATATAACTGGTCGTTCACACAAAATCCTGGCAGCGGGTTGTGGcgaataatgttattttattaggTTGCTATTTTGTGCGCACGACCTTTTCAGATAAAAAGGGGCATGTTGAGAAAAGTTTGGTAATGTTTATGATTGATACCACACTGTATTATTTTTCCCCTTAGGTATTTAAAGAGAAAGTTTTGAACAGTTTTCGTTACCCAGTAATCTGTCGTTTTTTGAGGTTGGTTTACACATATGACGGTGCTTCGCCTGTTGTCAATGAACCACAAACTTTTAAGCTAATAGGCTGCGAGAGTAAGTATGATTATGGAGATTAGATGGATaagtttattaattttaattggttTGGTGAATTTTATTGgttctattttttatttgtgagTAGTTTGGTTGTTTTGTAATTGGATTAGTTAATTTGTAGAGGATTAAAAATCTATTACATATCATTTTCTGTGTTAACTACAGGGCCACAGACATGTCATGAAATGATCGAAATTGACACTACAAGAACAGCATTTTCAAGTGGTAAAAATTGGATTTCAATAAAGGACCGCTATGAACCATGGGTGATAATCGTACTGCTTGGGAGACAGGAATTATCAGGCCTTTTATTGAGTAACATGGATTCAAGTGATCAACGACAGTTTTGTGTACAACACAGTGTAGACAAAATTTCTTGGAAATTCCTTTATGAAAAAGGGGAAATCAAGGTAAACGTACTAATGAATGTTTTTGAGTTGATGGGGAGAATATTACTCTAACCATGATTGAAATAGTTAAACTGCTCGATAAGTTGAAATTATAGATCTAAGCTTGGGTATAACAGTTCTACCTTCCACTATATATTTCAATAAGAtatttaaacaagttgttgtatTTTTCAGAAATTTACATATCATAAAACACATGATGGCCTTATGTACCAAATGTTTGATGGCATAATCATAGCCgagtatatcaaaataaattttatggACTTTGAAGGTGCTGTGCTCTTGAAAATTGGATTACTTGTTTGCAAAGGtacatttttgttaatatacaaaataattaacgTTTACTGTAAGTGGTCATAATATGTCATGAGTTAAAAGATTGACTGCTTTGGAACGGCTTTCTAGGTTGGGTCTATCGTTACTCGAAGATAGACGTAGTAGAAGTGACATGATTGAAACTTATAAGATTGTTCATGGTCTcgaaaatgtttgtttttccaACTTTTTTACCTTCCAAAATTCTGCTGGCCATTTTACACGAGGTCATCCTTTTAAGTTGTGTAAACCTCGGTTTAATACCTTTAGTAGAGCCTCTTTGATTTACGTATCATTAACACATGGAACTCATTACCCTTCCATATTGTTTCATAACACTTAACACTTTCAAGCAAAAATATGACACACACATAAACACTATGAGAGGAGGCAGCCTCTACGAGTAAATACTCTTTGCCTCCTTATAaggtaagcatctatttttaggGACTGAGTTGAAAATAGAGCACTTAATCTTCTGTGCCAACAATTTGGGCACTTCATACCAAGTGGTATGAATGCTGGATATCTACAgtctacaaataaaaacattttatttatttttttgttaggcATCAACTTTGTTAGTTTCGAATGTGCCCATTCAGCTAACCTTCCGCTTACAATACAGTCAGAGAATGTCGTCAGCGAATCCAACATCTCAACAAATATACAGTACGATGAGCGTATTACTGGGTTTAGAATTATGAACCAAAATCCTATTGCATGGGGAAGCAGTAAGATTCTTATTGCAACAGAAGTATTTTCAGGTGTCAATTCTAGTATTGAATTGTTTATAGATGGAGTCAATTATACCCAAATCACAGAGACACATTATCAAGTTGAACAAACCGTTGTTTATTCCCTCACCATGGCGACTGAAATGTTTAATGAGTTAGATTTATTAAATGTTACTATGATACGAAGCAATGTGTTAAGTTTAGCCAAGGATTATATTCTCCTCTCAGTTGAATATAAAATTGATGACTTGAAGTTATACGTGCCGGAATTTGCATATAGAGGTCATCCCTTTCAAATTGAATTTGATATGTCGAGAGGGTCACATGTCGTTTGTAATGTACAGCTAAATGATACCACCAAAAAAgaattttcaatatatttaatgCTTCGTAGTGATGGGGATAAAATATCTTTTACTCATCAGATCAACAGCCTAGGCGAGTATGATATTTTCCTTCATTGCTGGAATAATATCAGCGTCATGAATGTTTCTGAAACGATTTCTGTCCAGAATAATATTACGGATGAGCTACAGTTGAATTGTGATGATGTCGTTGCAATTGACTTTCAGGAACCATGGAATATCACTGTAGAATATTCATTCACTGGGATTCCTATAAACCTTCCGAATGCCGTGTTTGCTAATTACACTGTGATTGGTCGGCTGAGCGCAAGTGAAACTATAATGAACATGGTTGGTATTGAGTATGATGAAAACCTATCTGCAAGTCATACAATTAACCTTTCAACTTATGGTACATATGATATCTCTGTTTatctttataataaaataagcaaTGTCTTACGTACATGCACAGTTGATTTAGAAGCGGTGATTACTAGCCTTAATGTGAACGCTGAATATTATGCTCCAGTTAAAGAATCTGTCACGTTTGACATCTCGGTGACCTGGGGCTCACGAATTCAGTATACTATTGATTTTGGTGATGATGAAAAAGTAACGAAAGAACAAACATCTGAATATAGAATTTCTGTTCCGCATTCATTTGGTGATAAAGGTGTGTTTAATGTAACAGTAAATGCGACAAATTCGATCGGTGAAACATCAACCTTTGCCAATGTTACTGTTCAGTACCCTGTAAAAGCTTATGAATTGAAATGtcagtatttaaataaattgggAATTAACGAAGAAGGTGAACCATCACATGTAGTTATACCAATTGATGTGTATCGTAATGACATTTTTAAAGAGCCCACAGATGCATACTTTACAATTGATTTTGACGACGGATCTGCTCTTTGCCCTATGGAGGAAATGTGCCTGCTGGCAGATGTGTCTGAACATGGAGTGGTAGAAACAtcgaaaaacacaaacaatatgTTACATGTTGTGAAAGTGAACAATGAATATTCTACTTCCAACAGTTACACTATTAATCTTACCATTTGGAATCATGTTAGCAATGTAGTGTTTCAGTGTGATATGCTGGTGTTGGAAGGTATTGAGCAGTTAAAACAAACAGTACAATATTCAGATGTATACATTGACAGTCAGAATGCCACAAACACAACTGATGAATTACTGGAGGAAGAGTATGTGGCATTAGGAAACTGGGTTGTTGTGACTACTACAATTGGTGCTGGATCGCATGTTCAATATACCTGGGATTTTGGTGATTCAACTGCTGTAAAGACAACAAATGAACATACAGAAATTCATCAGTACTCAGAGCCGGGTTCATATATAATATCAGTGAATGCATCGAACCCAGTGAGTAGTGAAGTAGCAAGCAAACAAATATATGTTCAAGAGGTTGTAACTGATTTGAGATTAACAGGATCTGATGCAGTGCTTGTGAACTCAACCGTAGATTTCATACTTGAACTGGGAAGAGTGGCTACAGATGCTTGCTATCGGATTGACTTCATAAGTGAGCTATCAGAACCAGAACGTGTACGTTTCCATGGATCACACGCAATGTGTGAAGAAAAATATGCAGATTTTCAAGATGTAGAGCCTATTGACTCTTTGCAACTTTGGTTTGATGTGAATAACGATAATGCTGATTCAACAATCAAGATTTCAAATACATTTTATGAGTACGGGAGATTTGAAATACAGTATGAAGGTGTAAATACAGTATCTTACGTTAACAAAACAGTGGCGCAGCTGATAACTAAATATCCATGTTATTTACCAATTGTGGATGTATCAGGCGTAAACGAATGTGGAGATACTTACACAAAATGTAATCAAGATCTTAATATTCGTCAATATGAAGCATCAAAGAGGATTAAAGTTGAGTCTGCTGTTACTGTCAACTGTTCATCTACCGATTTAACTCTTTACGAATGGAAGGGCTTTATTAAAGAGGGCAATGATGAAAATCAAATACCGGTAGATTTGTCGTCTCATACAGTCACTACTGGAAGCGGATTAGGAACACTGATTATTGAACCAAAAAAACTTACGTATGGTATTTACAGATTTGAACTGAGAGTGACAATGTTAGGTGGAGAGATCGGTGTTTATAGTGAAGATTCTGTGAATATAGAAGTAATTCCAACTAATTTATCAGTTGAGGTGGTAGGAGGGGAGTACCACACTATTTCCTGGACTAAGGGCACTTTTGATTTAGATGGTTTGACATTAACACACGATCCTGATATTGATGAACATGATAAAACTGGTATGAATTTTACGTGGTTGTGTCGAAGAGCAAGAAAGAAATTTTTGAATGAAAGCATTCATGTTGACGAACTTGAAACTTTTGAAGAATGGGATGATGATTTTGAAGTTTTATTGAGAAATTCAACAGTAAAAGACAGAGATTTATACTATCAAGAAAATATTGAAGATGTTGGAGGATGCTTTGGCAAATTAGGAGGCTTGGATGTCCCAAAACCAGGAGGTAACATTTATTGACTAATTGTTTcgatttcaatttatttaaagatgtattgtccctttgaccaattccaaaaaataaagatttcgaaaaaaagagggtcattttgaagtatcataatagttataacaaagtttttgatcaaaacatatcaaTTCAAgacgcttgtttggctactctgaaTGCATAAAACTTTCTCACGATCTGTATTagaacaccttctcaaccgtattgagttgtaaacaatcctaattagcaccATGCATAATTAAATGCATAATTGTGGTTTGAAATccttgtttactttcgctcgcgacgattttccagatgaaatgtaatcaaattaatttacctgttaattacgttaACTTGTTGTTTTCGCCTCGAATTTTCGATTTAAAgtgaataaattgaatattactttgatatggccatttaaatttagaatattttgaccttcattttttgtgtttcaaaggacaatacatctttaaaataaattttaatttaatcatgtACTTCTTTAGTCCACAGTGCCATAAGCAATgattcaatcaatttatttggaaattgcACCTTTACATCGGTGGCACACACAGGAAGTGGTGCATCCATATTGAACacaattaacataaaatgacGGATACGGATACTTaagctaatttaaattaaaattagtacTATATACTGTGGCAATATTTGTCTGACATgagttgatacattttagttaaatatatttatatatatatacataaagagGAAGTAGTTGCAAAAATAATTGTTGACGAGgatattaaaattatcatgATAGTTAATATTGAAATGGTTTCctatacagtatagtaataacaattatacttagtgatacaaaataatatataaaaatacattcacatAAGATCATAAGTTAATACGGAAAAATATTAACTATACTATACTTATAACGttataaagtaaatatatttaatgtaaggTATAGCCTGTTAatcattactgtatttatagttactagatggtacgctcgcttcgctcgcataccatctaggtcgtgcccacagatggttctcgaatacacagtaatttcagggtaaaaaatctggcgattttaaatgcacgtaccgcaggactataatacattgccgtttacagaaacgaataagtagacacaatgatttatgtagtcaaccaaaattagcaccctgggaattccgaaagagaaacttaccacaaaatgagtccaaattgtttattcatttaaagaaacccaattagggctgagggatgggaaagaggataggtacaaagaggaacaatttttaaatatattctttatccacgtcagtaacgaaatattgttttcattttttataggcctataaataatataccactaacggtgactaaatatagtaaaacatttgcgatttaatactttgttaaaactgtcactgtcatagtcgattgaaatagtaaagtacatgtaacgatacaccactacgacgtttatattttttgtaattattaattaatgcaaacgttgagaagcaactgtcagtaataaagtttatttgtatattacgtgtttatatatctaacagtagagcctacccataatcacagtaataaagtttatttgtatatatttttttacatctaacagtattcacagtaagaaatgtttgtacagtatatatttttttacatctaacagtattcacagtaagaaattttcgattcaaatgacgaccaaaaatggttaataggtatttgcagtactgtattgtcaaagtattgcaagtttattctccaagggctcataaatttacctacttgtgttaaaccaaactggcagactgagagattggaatgttccattcatcgcaaatcaatacatttgtaaaaacgtaaattaaatctatcaaaatagtattttttaaagaaaatcggcctgtctccaacattatgatgctgtactcgggcagttcaaccggttttcagctattaaaaacaattatcgtaggaggagataggaaaatgcgaagcgtcctagtattattgtgtgcgggtatttttcaagttggacatccattagacagtgtataccacgatcggaaaacacccctatttggggcaaatcgttgaacctaaattcgttttaatcgtcaataactaattatctaactcaatttaattagtaaacagggttacatcaggtggttaaaatcagtaccgaaagtatgaaccaactttatataccatcgagtaaaaattttagaaataaaccgcgatttatcgaattttgcccttacgtaaatttatatatagatatcatAATGGATTTGATGCAGCAACGGTCGCTGTACAGGTAGTTCAAAATACGGAAGTGGAACGACATTGCCACGTCAGCCAATCACAACAGTTACCGAAGATTCAGCCAATCAAATCTAAGTCAAAGCTTGTTAATTTTTTAGTGAAATATGTTACGATAATTATCAAAGCCATTATGGCATATGCATAATTGATAACaactcgcttcgctcgcgtaccatctaggtcatgcccacagatggttctcgaatacataataatttcagcgttaaaaactggcgatttcaaatgtacgtaccgcaggacaataatacatgtcgtttacaggaacaaataaatagacactgtgatttatgtactcaactaaaattagcaccctgggaattacttccgaaagagaaacttgagaaaatgagaccaattgtttaagtcaaatttaaacaaacttaatttgtgttttgtatgtaacattcgggctgagggatggggaaggggatggggaagaggatgggtgcaaagaggaacaatttttaaatatattctttgtccatttagtaacgaaa contains:
- the LOC140043038 gene encoding uncharacterized protein, with the protein product MFDGIIIAEYIKINFMDFEGAVLLKIGLLVCKGINFVSFECAHSANLPLTIQSENVVSESNISTNIQYDERITGFRIMNQNPIAWGSSKILIATEVFSGVNSSIELFIDGVNYTQITETHYQVEQTVVYSLTMATEMFNELDLLNVTMIRSNVLSLAKDYILLSVEYKIDDLKLYVPEFAYRGHPFQIEFDMSRGSHVVCNVQLNDTTKKEFSIYLMLRSDGDKISFTHQINSLGEYDIFLHCWNNISVMNVSETISVQNNITDELQLNCDDVVAIDFQEPWNITVEYSFTGIPINLPNAVFANYTVIGRLSASETIMNMVGIEYDENLSASHTINLSTYGTYDISVYLYNKISNVLRTCTVDLEAVITSLNVNAEYYAPVKESVTFDISVTWGSRIQYTIDFGDDEKVTKEQTSEYRISVPHSFGDKGVFNVTVNATNSIGETSTFANVTVQYPVKAYELKCQYLNKLGINEEGEPSHVVIPIDVYRNDIFKEPTDAYFTIDFDDGSALCPMEEMCLLADVSEHGVVETSKNTNNMLHVVKVNNEYSTSNSYTINLTIWNHVSNVVFQCDMLVLEGIEQLKQTVQYSDVYIDSQNATNTTDELLEEEYVALGNWVVVTTTIGAGSHVQYTWDFGDSTAVKTTNEHTEIHQYSEPGSYIISVNASNPVSSEVASKQIYVQEVVTDLRLTGSDAVLVNSTVDFILELGRVATDACYRIDFISELSEPERVRFHGSHAMCEEKYADFQDVEPIDSLQLWFDVNNDNADSTIKISNTFYEYGRFEIQYEGVNTVSYVNKTVAQLITKYPCYLPIVDVSGVNECGDTYTKCNQDLNIRQYEASKRIKVESAVTVNCSSTDLTLYEWKGFIKEGNDENQIPVDLSSHTVTTGSGLGTLIIEPKKLTYGIYRFELRVTMLGGEIGVYSEDSVNIEVIPTNLSVEVVGGEYHTISWTKGTFDLDGLTLTHDPDIDEHDKTGMNFTWLCRRARKKFLNESIHVDELETFEEWDDDFEVLLRNSTVKDRDLYYQENIEDVGGCFGKLGGLDVPKPGGKLSYQAANLTLNTSAMYWLMEYEVKFVVRKGDRRKEYIQILNVVEGEPPEIQMACKLNCKKKKTSTNRSSLETKELNKRRGTTLYYKWEVSYLASGSYQPILERKVNLYSGTGTNVSNLSIEPGLFEENQQIRIQLREYHILVLKSTMYQ